One stretch of Lysobacter sp. KIS68-7 DNA includes these proteins:
- a CDS encoding biopolymer transporter ExbD, giving the protein MRIRDFREDDTPEINLIPLIDVVLCLIIFFVVTTTFDARSVLKLQLPQADGQPAEAQSKALSVLINAEGRYFIDDREALRTDVESLKQTLVDVAGNDRNRPVLLRADGRTQHQAVVTALDALAQLGFSKVSIATAPPATPSQASAK; this is encoded by the coding sequence ATGCGCATCCGCGACTTCCGCGAAGACGACACGCCGGAGATCAACCTGATCCCGCTGATCGACGTCGTCCTCTGCCTGATCATCTTCTTCGTCGTCACCACCACGTTCGACGCGCGCTCGGTCCTCAAGCTGCAACTGCCGCAGGCCGACGGCCAGCCGGCGGAAGCGCAGTCCAAGGCGCTGAGCGTGCTGATCAACGCCGAAGGCCGTTACTTCATCGACGACCGCGAAGCGCTGCGCACCGACGTGGAATCGCTCAAGCAGACCCTGGTGGATGTCGCCGGCAACGACCGCAACCGCCCCGTGCTCCTGCGCGCCGACGGCCGCACGCAGCACCAGGCCGTGGTCACGGCGCTCGATGCGCTGGCGCAGCTCGGCTTCTCCAAGGTGTCCATCGCGACCGCGCCGCCCGCGACGCCGTCGCAGGCCAGCGCGAAATGA
- the msbA gene encoding lipid A export permease/ATP-binding protein MsbA → MTDATAPTPAQTYRRLLGYAKPYRAWLGIAALAMGLEALTSYGITRLLKPIVDGLANPAHFEFWLPVAMVALFIARGLFGLAGDYTMARSGRGVARDLRLMLMRKYFRLPGARFDAEPVASMLTRLGGDTEQVAQAAVDALKVMVSSTLMAIAMMAAMLYTSWRVTIALLLLAPFLVWVMNSVGARYRRINHRILENAAEMLQSADQALHGHQEVKIYGAQDAEIGRYAAQTRQNLRLALKVEVTRGSISLFVQVLGAIGMAVLLVLAAHEAVAGRLTAGDFTVLMTSLVGIIPPLRQLTNVQAMLQRGVSSADRLFSVLDAPDERDSGTQPLQRAKGLLEFRHVSARYPGQARPAIRDISFTAKPGTVTAIVGRSGSGKSTLIKLIPRFYEPESGQVLLDGHPIEEYKLEDLRRQVAMVSQRVILFDASIADNVAYGEMQGASSDRLDAAVRSANAMEFVASLPEGLDTRIGEHGGRLSGGQRQRLAIARAMLKDAPVLILDEATAALDNESERLVQDALEHLMPDRTTLVIAHRLSTIEHADQVLVLDEGQLVEQGTHAELIARGGIYAHLHRMQFREPAEA, encoded by the coding sequence ATGACCGACGCGACGGCGCCGACGCCCGCGCAGACGTATCGCCGCCTGCTCGGGTACGCCAAGCCCTATCGCGCGTGGCTCGGCATCGCCGCGCTCGCGATGGGCCTGGAGGCGCTCACCAGCTACGGCATCACGCGGCTGCTGAAGCCCATCGTCGACGGGCTGGCCAATCCGGCGCATTTCGAATTCTGGTTGCCGGTCGCGATGGTGGCGTTGTTCATCGCGCGCGGCCTGTTCGGCCTCGCGGGCGATTACACGATGGCGCGTTCGGGCCGCGGCGTCGCGCGCGACCTGCGCCTGATGCTGATGCGCAAGTACTTCCGCCTGCCGGGCGCGCGCTTCGACGCCGAACCGGTCGCCTCCATGCTCACCCGCCTGGGCGGCGACACCGAGCAGGTGGCGCAGGCCGCGGTCGATGCGTTGAAAGTGATGGTCAGCTCCACGCTGATGGCCATCGCGATGATGGCCGCGATGCTCTACACGAGCTGGCGCGTCACGATCGCGCTGCTGTTGCTCGCACCGTTCCTCGTGTGGGTGATGAACAGCGTCGGTGCGCGTTATCGCCGCATCAACCATCGCATCCTGGAGAACGCGGCGGAGATGCTGCAGTCCGCCGACCAGGCACTGCACGGCCACCAGGAAGTGAAGATCTACGGCGCGCAGGACGCGGAGATCGGCCGCTATGCCGCGCAGACGCGGCAGAACCTGCGCCTGGCGCTGAAAGTGGAAGTCACGCGCGGGTCGATCTCGCTGTTCGTGCAAGTGCTCGGCGCGATCGGCATGGCCGTGCTGCTGGTGCTCGCCGCGCACGAGGCCGTGGCGGGCCGCCTGACCGCGGGCGATTTCACCGTGCTGATGACCTCGCTGGTCGGCATCATTCCGCCGCTGCGGCAGCTCACCAACGTGCAGGCGATGCTCCAGCGCGGCGTGTCCTCGGCCGATCGCCTGTTCTCGGTGCTCGATGCGCCCGACGAGCGCGACAGCGGCACGCAGCCGCTGCAACGCGCGAAGGGTTTGCTTGAGTTCCGCCATGTGTCCGCGCGTTATCCCGGCCAGGCGCGTCCGGCGATCCGCGACATCAGCTTCACCGCGAAGCCGGGCACGGTCACGGCGATCGTCGGCCGTTCGGGCAGCGGCAAGAGCACGCTGATCAAGCTGATCCCGCGCTTCTACGAACCCGAATCGGGCCAGGTGCTGCTCGATGGCCATCCGATCGAGGAATACAAACTCGAAGACCTGCGCCGCCAGGTCGCGATGGTGTCGCAGCGCGTGATCCTGTTCGACGCGAGCATCGCCGACAACGTGGCCTACGGCGAGATGCAGGGCGCATCGTCCGATCGCCTCGACGCCGCCGTGCGCAGTGCCAACGCCATGGAATTCGTCGCATCCCTGCCCGAAGGCCTGGACACGCGCATCGGCGAACACGGCGGACGCTTGTCCGGCGGCCAGCGCCAGCGCCTGGCCATCGCGCGCGCGATGCTCAAGGATGCGCCGGTCCTCATCCTCGACGAAGCCACCGCTGCGCTCGACAACGAATCCGAGCGCCTGGTGCAGGACGCACTCGAACACCTGATGCCCGACCGCACGACGCTGGTCATCGCCCATCGCCTGTCGACCATCGAACACGCCGACCAGGTGCTGGTGCTCGACGAAGGCCAGTTGGTGGAGCAGGGCACGCACGCCGAGCTGATCGCGCGCGGTGGCATCTACGCGCACCTGCATCGCATGCAGTTCCGCGAACCGGCCGAGGCATGA
- the lpxK gene encoding tetraacyldisaccharide 4'-kinase, with amino-acid sequence MKEDRAPVYWFDNAPVPLGARALSTVYGGLAGLRRNLYRKGWLRAQRAPVPVIVVGNIAVGGTGKTPLTIALVDRLRAAGWTPGVASRGYGRRDVTTPLWIERETTPDEGGDEPVLIAMRTGAKVRVDRDRAAAARALAQAGCDIVVCDDGLQHYRLARDVEIDVSDGRRRHGNGRLLPAGPLREPPERAAACDFRVVNVSAEDTVQFGEWPMRLVPGDAHLLQGGRERPLSSFAGQRVHAVAGIGNPERFFDMLRAHGIAVVPHAFADHHAYTAADFEFGSRLPVLMTEKDAVKCRTLVAPEHMEAEFHSVPVRAELPEAFWIALMDRLPPRGGHA; translated from the coding sequence ATGAAAGAGGACCGTGCGCCGGTCTACTGGTTCGACAACGCGCCGGTGCCGCTCGGCGCGCGCGCGCTGAGCACGGTGTACGGCGGGCTCGCCGGGCTGCGCCGCAACCTGTATCGCAAGGGATGGTTGCGCGCCCAGCGCGCGCCGGTGCCGGTCATCGTCGTCGGCAACATCGCCGTGGGCGGAACGGGCAAGACGCCGTTGACGATCGCGCTGGTCGATCGCCTGCGCGCCGCAGGTTGGACGCCGGGCGTGGCGAGCCGCGGCTACGGCCGTCGCGACGTCACCACGCCGCTGTGGATCGAGCGCGAGACCACGCCGGACGAAGGCGGCGACGAACCCGTCCTGATCGCAATGCGCACCGGTGCGAAGGTGCGCGTCGACCGCGACCGCGCCGCGGCAGCACGCGCCCTCGCGCAGGCCGGCTGCGACATCGTGGTATGCGACGACGGCCTGCAGCATTACCGCTTGGCGCGCGATGTCGAGATCGATGTGAGCGACGGCCGCCGTCGCCATGGCAACGGCCGACTGCTGCCTGCCGGTCCCTTGCGCGAGCCGCCCGAACGCGCCGCGGCCTGCGACTTCCGCGTCGTGAATGTCTCCGCCGAGGACACCGTGCAGTTCGGCGAATGGCCGATGCGCCTGGTGCCCGGCGATGCGCACCTGTTGCAGGGCGGCCGCGAGCGCCCGTTGTCGTCCTTCGCCGGCCAGCGCGTGCATGCGGTCGCCGGCATCGGCAATCCCGAACGCTTCTTCGACATGCTGCGCGCGCACGGCATCGCCGTCGTGCCGCATGCCTTCGCCGACCATCACGCCTACACGGCCGCCGATTTCGAATTCGGCAGCCGCCTGCCGGTGCTGATGACCGAGAAGGACGCGGTGAAATGCCGCACCCTCGTTGCACCCGAGCACATGGAAGCCGAATTCCACAGCGTGCCCGTGCGCGCGGAATTGCCGGAAGCCTTCTGGATCGCCCTGATGGATCGACTGCCGCCCCGCGGAGGCCACGCATGA
- the kdsB gene encoding 3-deoxy-manno-octulosonate cytidylyltransferase — protein sequence MTRFVVAIPARYAASRLPGKPLRLIGGEPLVLHVARRALAAGAEQVWVAADDERIVRALEGSGVRIAMTSQDHASGTDRLAECARIAGWPDDTIVVNLQGDEPFAPAAGIRAAAEILASSGAEMATLATQIEDAATLFDPNAVKLVRAADGTALYFSRAPIPWPRDAFMHDRHTLPEGGHWLRHIGLYAYRAGFLQRFAALPPGRLERLESLEQLRVLEAGFRIAVALSPEPFPPGVDTPEDLARAEARWAEQSAS from the coding sequence ATGACCCGTTTCGTCGTCGCCATTCCCGCGCGATATGCGGCTTCGCGCCTGCCCGGCAAGCCCTTGCGCCTGATCGGCGGCGAACCGCTCGTGCTGCACGTCGCGCGCCGCGCACTGGCGGCGGGTGCGGAACAGGTGTGGGTCGCGGCCGACGACGAACGCATCGTGCGTGCGCTCGAGGGCAGCGGCGTGCGCATCGCGATGACCTCGCAGGACCACGCTTCCGGCACCGATCGCCTGGCCGAATGCGCGCGCATCGCCGGCTGGCCGGACGACACCATCGTCGTGAACCTGCAGGGCGACGAGCCCTTCGCGCCCGCCGCCGGCATTCGTGCCGCGGCCGAGATCCTCGCGTCCTCGGGTGCGGAGATGGCCACGCTCGCAACACAGATCGAAGACGCCGCGACGCTGTTCGACCCGAACGCCGTGAAGCTCGTGCGCGCCGCCGACGGCACCGCGTTGTATTTCTCGCGCGCTCCGATCCCCTGGCCCCGCGACGCGTTCATGCACGATCGCCACACGCTGCCCGAAGGCGGCCATTGGCTGCGCCACATCGGCCTGTATGCGTATCGCGCGGGGTTCCTGCAACGCTTCGCCGCGTTGCCGCCGGGACGCCTGGAGCGCCTGGAATCGCTGGAGCAACTGCGCGTGCTCGAAGCGGGGTTCCGCATCGCGGTCGCCCTGTCGCCGGAGCCGTTCCCGCCGGGCGTCGACACGCCGGAAGACCTCGCCCGCGCCGAAGCGCGATGGGCGGAACAGTCGGCGTCCTGA
- the uvrC gene encoding excinuclease ABC subunit UvrC, translating to MTDGAPIDSPIDGQPIESPPFDGKAFARGLGSQPGVYRMYGKDDAILYVGKARVLRNRVGSYFNATPKTARTMAMLSQVVRMEVTVTRTDAEALLLENQLIKSLHPRYNVLLRDDKSYPYVLLTQEAWPRLAFHRGPRAVAGRYFGPYPSAVAVRETLNSMHKLFKLRSCEDSVFRNRSRPCLQFQIGRCSAPCVGLVQARDYADAVRRASLFLDGRSEELGNELTTAMEAASTRLDFEEAARMRDLITTIRKLQARQYVDGQAADLDVLAVAMQGASACVLLLAFRDGRNLGTRAFFPKTNGAAPEEVLAAFVSQYYGEQPPPREIVLDRDVPDRDLIEVALTETAGRKVQLKHSVRGERAGYVDLVKRNAELSLATELSSHAAQSARAEALRDMLGLSDVPKRIECFDISHTMGEATVASCVVFDANGPVSSQYRRYNITGIEPGDDYAAMHQALERRFRRAIEEGGVLPDLLLIDGGKGQLAQANAVLGELGVNGVYVVGVAKGEERRAGHEQLLLPDGRELRPGAESPALQLVQQVRDEAHRFAITGHRGRRQKARTTSRLEDIPGIGPRRRANLLRHFGGLAGLKQAGSEEIARVEGINAALAERIYATLHGLPMPATGMDAGRDG from the coding sequence ATGACCGACGGCGCGCCCATCGACAGCCCCATCGACGGCCAGCCCATCGAAAGCCCGCCTTTCGACGGCAAGGCCTTCGCGCGCGGCCTCGGCTCGCAGCCGGGCGTGTACCGCATGTACGGCAAGGACGACGCGATCCTGTACGTCGGCAAGGCGCGCGTGCTGCGCAACCGCGTGGGCAGCTACTTCAACGCGACGCCGAAGACCGCGCGCACGATGGCGATGTTGTCGCAGGTCGTGCGGATGGAAGTCACCGTCACGCGCACCGACGCCGAAGCGCTGTTGCTGGAAAACCAGCTGATCAAGTCGCTGCACCCGCGTTACAACGTGTTGCTGCGCGACGACAAGAGTTACCCCTACGTGCTGCTGACGCAGGAAGCCTGGCCGCGCCTGGCCTTCCATCGTGGCCCGCGCGCGGTGGCGGGGCGTTACTTCGGCCCGTATCCGAGCGCCGTGGCCGTGCGCGAAACGCTCAACTCCATGCACAAGCTGTTCAAGCTGCGCAGTTGCGAGGACAGCGTGTTCCGCAATCGTTCGCGGCCGTGCCTGCAGTTCCAGATCGGCCGCTGCAGCGCGCCCTGCGTCGGCCTGGTGCAGGCGCGCGATTACGCCGATGCGGTGCGGCGCGCTTCGCTGTTCCTCGACGGCCGCAGCGAAGAACTCGGCAACGAATTGACCACCGCGATGGAAGCGGCGAGCACGCGCCTGGATTTCGAGGAAGCCGCGCGCATGCGCGACCTCATCACCACGATCCGCAAACTGCAGGCGCGCCAATACGTCGATGGCCAGGCCGCGGACCTGGACGTGCTCGCGGTGGCGATGCAGGGCGCGTCGGCGTGCGTGCTCCTGCTTGCCTTCCGCGACGGGCGCAACCTCGGCACGCGCGCGTTCTTCCCGAAGACGAATGGTGCCGCGCCGGAAGAAGTGCTGGCCGCCTTCGTCTCGCAGTATTACGGCGAACAACCGCCGCCGCGCGAAATCGTGCTCGACCGCGACGTGCCCGATCGCGACCTCATCGAGGTCGCACTGACGGAAACCGCCGGTCGCAAGGTGCAGTTGAAGCACAGCGTGCGCGGCGAACGCGCCGGCTACGTGGACCTCGTCAAGCGCAACGCCGAACTCTCCCTCGCCACCGAGCTGTCCAGCCACGCCGCGCAGAGCGCCCGCGCGGAAGCCTTGCGCGACATGCTCGGCCTGTCGGACGTGCCCAAGCGCATCGAATGCTTCGACATCAGCCACACGATGGGCGAGGCGACGGTGGCCTCGTGCGTGGTGTTCGATGCGAACGGACCCGTGAGCAGCCAGTACCGCCGCTACAACATCACGGGCATCGAACCGGGCGACGATTACGCGGCCATGCACCAGGCGCTCGAGCGCCGCTTCCGGCGCGCGATCGAAGAGGGCGGCGTGCTGCCCGACCTGCTGCTGATCGACGGCGGCAAGGGGCAGCTGGCGCAGGCCAACGCGGTCCTGGGCGAATTGGGGGTCAACGGTGTGTACGTGGTGGGCGTGGCCAAGGGCGAGGAACGCCGCGCGGGCCACGAACAACTGCTGCTGCCCGACGGCCGCGAACTGCGCCCGGGCGCCGAATCGCCGGCGCTGCAGCTGGTCCAGCAGGTCCGCGACGAGGCGCACCGCTTCGCCATCACCGGCCACCGCGGCCGCCGCCAGAAGGCGCGCACCACCAGCCGGCTGGAAGATATTCCCGGGATCGGTCCGCGCCGCCGCGCGAACCTGCTGCGGCATTTCGGTGGCCTGGCAGGCCTGAAACAGGCCGGATCCGAAGAAATCGCGCGCGTGGAAGGCATCAATGCCGCGCTCGCCGAGCGAATCTATGCGACGCTGCACGGGCTGCCGATGCCGGCGACAGGAATGGATGCGGGACGCGACGGATGA
- the pgsA gene encoding CDP-diacylglycerol--glycerol-3-phosphate 3-phosphatidyltransferase — protein sequence MKMTVPTMLTLARIVMIPVLVLVFYLPYKWTNFAAAFVFAFASATDWLDGWIARRWNQYSAFGAFLDPVADKLMVATALFLIVQSHPTKWMALWAAVIVGREIAVSALREWMAELGQRAKVAVATVGKIKTIVQMVAVTLLLYQAPLLGIPVFTIGEWMLAAAALLTLWSGYEYLRAAWPAMRAQATSTGTSSGVDTP from the coding sequence ATGAAGATGACGGTACCGACCATGTTGACCCTCGCGCGGATCGTGATGATCCCGGTCCTGGTCCTCGTGTTCTATCTCCCTTACAAATGGACGAATTTCGCGGCGGCCTTCGTGTTCGCCTTCGCGTCGGCGACCGACTGGCTGGACGGCTGGATCGCGCGCCGCTGGAACCAGTACTCGGCCTTCGGCGCGTTCCTCGACCCGGTGGCCGACAAGCTGATGGTCGCCACCGCCTTGTTCCTGATCGTGCAGAGCCACCCGACCAAATGGATGGCCCTGTGGGCGGCCGTGATCGTGGGTCGCGAGATCGCGGTGTCCGCGCTTCGCGAATGGATGGCCGAGCTCGGCCAGCGCGCGAAGGTGGCCGTGGCCACGGTCGGCAAGATCAAGACGATCGTGCAGATGGTTGCGGTGACGCTGCTGCTGTACCAGGCGCCGCTCCTCGGTATTCCCGTGTTCACGATCGGCGAATGGATGCTCGCCGCGGCCGCGCTGCTGACCCTGTGGTCGGGCTACGAATACCTGCGCGCGGCCTGGCCGGCGATGCGTGCGCAAGCCACATCGACGGGGACGTCATCGGGTGTTGACACTCCGTAA
- a CDS encoding M14 family metallocarboxypeptidase, with translation MTTATPYPIGTPNQPWGDVEKQLWLSRQVRHRRYADDVLARVDRLRARYDVSEFGRLEYATDAYPLLVLRSRDWNDALPSILVTGGVHGYETSGVHGALQFLEHHGAAYAGKVNLMVVPCVSPWAYEHIHRWNPNAIDPNRSFRENSPSEESAALMRLLAPLRDRFTVHIDLHETTDSDESEFRPALAARDGKPFEAEGIPDGFYLVGDSEDPQPAFQQAVIAAVEQVTHIAPPDAHNQIIGSDVVAHGVINYPVRKLGLCTCLTNARYRTITEVYPDSPRATPEQCNDAQVAAVRAAIDYALRNRD, from the coding sequence ATGACCACCGCGACCCCATACCCGATCGGCACCCCCAACCAACCTTGGGGCGACGTCGAAAAGCAGCTCTGGCTTTCCCGCCAGGTGCGCCATCGCCGCTACGCCGACGACGTGCTCGCGCGCGTCGACCGCCTGCGCGCGCGCTACGACGTCTCGGAGTTCGGCCGCCTCGAATACGCCACGGATGCCTACCCGTTGCTCGTCCTGCGCTCGCGCGACTGGAACGACGCGCTGCCTTCCATCCTGGTCACCGGCGGCGTGCACGGTTACGAAACCAGCGGCGTGCACGGCGCGCTGCAGTTCCTCGAACATCACGGCGCGGCCTACGCGGGCAAGGTCAACCTGATGGTCGTGCCCTGCGTGAGCCCCTGGGCCTACGAGCACATCCATCGCTGGAATCCGAATGCGATCGATCCCAATCGTTCGTTCCGCGAGAACAGCCCGTCGGAAGAGTCCGCTGCCCTGATGCGTTTGCTCGCGCCGCTGCGCGATCGCTTCACCGTGCACATCGACCTGCACGAGACCACGGACTCCGACGAATCCGAATTCCGCCCCGCGCTCGCGGCGCGCGACGGCAAGCCGTTCGAAGCCGAAGGCATCCCCGATGGCTTCTACCTGGTCGGCGACAGCGAGGATCCGCAGCCCGCATTCCAGCAGGCGGTCATCGCGGCGGTGGAGCAGGTGACGCACATCGCGCCGCCGGACGCGCACAACCAGATCATCGGCTCGGACGTGGTCGCGCACGGCGTCATCAACTACCCGGTGCGCAAGCTCGGCCTGTGCACGTGCCTGACGAACGCGCGCTATCGCACGATCACCGAGGTGTATCCCGACAGCCCGCGTGCGACGCCCGAGCAGTGCAACGATGCGCAGGTGGCGGCGGTGCGGGCGGCGATCGATTACGCGCTGCGCAATCGCGACTGA
- the ppk2 gene encoding polyphosphate kinase 2, translating into MTRTTKKRAAKKATKKAATKKVVAQIAAADAPPSGKMKFKEYEVELDKLHVELVKLQRWVVAKGLKICILFEGRDGAGKGGTIKAITDRVSPRVFRVVALPAPTEREKSQMYLQRYIKHLPAAGEIVIFDRSWYNRAGVERVMGFTDEDHVREFLAMVPMVETAIVKSGVLLIKYWLEVSEEEQTKRLKDRAEDGRKLWKLSPMDMKSYSRWYDYSRARDEMFAATDIGQAPWYVARTDDKRRARLNIIQHLLDHVHYEDLPKEKVKFPKRQKPHGYVEPRYPYKYIEERY; encoded by the coding sequence ATGACACGGACCACGAAAAAGCGCGCGGCGAAGAAAGCGACAAAGAAAGCCGCAACGAAAAAGGTCGTCGCGCAGATCGCCGCTGCCGATGCGCCGCCCTCCGGCAAGATGAAGTTCAAGGAATACGAAGTCGAGCTCGACAAGCTGCACGTCGAACTCGTGAAGCTGCAGCGCTGGGTGGTGGCGAAGGGATTGAAGATCTGCATCCTGTTCGAAGGCCGCGACGGCGCCGGTAAGGGGGGCACGATCAAGGCGATCACCGACCGCGTGAGCCCGCGCGTGTTCCGCGTCGTCGCCCTGCCCGCCCCGACCGAACGCGAGAAGAGCCAGATGTACCTGCAGCGCTACATCAAGCATTTGCCGGCCGCGGGCGAAATCGTGATCTTCGATCGCAGCTGGTACAACCGCGCCGGCGTGGAGCGCGTGATGGGCTTCACCGACGAAGACCATGTGCGCGAGTTCCTGGCGATGGTGCCGATGGTGGAAACCGCGATCGTCAAATCGGGCGTGCTGCTGATCAAGTACTGGCTCGAGGTGAGCGAAGAAGAACAGACCAAGCGCCTGAAGGATCGTGCGGAAGACGGGCGCAAGCTGTGGAAGCTCTCGCCGATGGACATGAAGTCCTACAGCCGCTGGTACGACTACTCGCGGGCGCGCGACGAGATGTTCGCCGCCACCGACATCGGCCAGGCGCCCTGGTACGTGGCCCGCACCGACGACAAGCGCCGCGCGCGCCTGAACATCATCCAGCACCTGCTCGACCACGTGCATTACGAAGACCTGCCGAAGGAGAAGGTCAAGTTCCCGAAACGGCAGAAGCCGCACGGGTACGTGGAGCCGAGGTACCCGTACAAGTACATCGAGGAGCGGTACTGA
- a CDS encoding SulP family inorganic anion transporter — protein MFAGFKLREDIVAGLVTAAVVIPKAMAYATIAGLPVEVGLYTVLVPMAVYAFLGSSRPLSVSTTTTIAILTGAELSQVVPNGDPTQLLTATATLTLLVGLALILAAVLRLGFVASFISTPVLVGFKAGIAVVIIVDQVPKLLGLHFEKGGFLHNIGQILQGLGHLSWPTFAVGLGTILLLTSLEHFRPRWPAPLIAVGAAIACAGLFAWNRFGIDLVGAIPSGLPHITLPQFSLVQALWPAALGIALMSFTETIAVARTFQAQDEPPPSPNRELIATGAGTAIGALLGAMPAGGGMSQTAVNRSAGAKSQASGLTTAVTALVTMLWLAPLLGLMPQATLAGLVIVYSVGLFKLKDFRDILRIRRVEFIWAVVAFAGVILLGTLKGIIVAIIVSLVALSQQATHPRLYVLRRKRGTNVFRPVSDENPDDETFPGLLLVRPEGRLFFLNTDRLAERFQALVAEFHPKVIVIDMAGVFDIEYSALQALIAGERRLREAGIQVVLVGLAPEALEMVRRSPLDETLGEGRMFFNLEMAVRHLEAPAATPME, from the coding sequence ATGTTCGCCGGCTTCAAGTTGCGCGAGGACATCGTCGCCGGATTGGTGACGGCCGCCGTCGTCATTCCGAAAGCGATGGCCTACGCGACCATCGCGGGCTTGCCCGTCGAAGTGGGCCTGTACACGGTGCTCGTGCCGATGGCCGTGTATGCGTTCCTCGGTTCGTCGCGCCCCTTGTCGGTGAGCACGACCACCACGATCGCGATCCTGACCGGCGCCGAACTCTCCCAGGTGGTGCCCAACGGCGACCCGACGCAATTGCTGACGGCGACGGCGACACTGACCCTGCTCGTCGGCCTCGCATTGATCCTCGCTGCGGTGCTGCGCCTGGGCTTCGTCGCGAGTTTCATCTCCACGCCCGTGCTCGTCGGATTCAAGGCAGGCATCGCGGTGGTGATCATCGTCGACCAGGTGCCGAAGCTGCTCGGACTGCACTTCGAGAAAGGCGGCTTCCTGCACAACATCGGGCAGATCTTGCAGGGGCTCGGACACCTGTCGTGGCCCACGTTTGCAGTCGGCTTGGGCACGATCCTGTTGCTGACGTCGCTCGAGCATTTCCGACCGCGCTGGCCCGCACCCTTGATCGCGGTGGGCGCGGCCATCGCGTGCGCGGGGCTGTTCGCGTGGAATCGCTTCGGCATCGATCTCGTGGGCGCGATCCCGAGTGGCCTCCCGCACATCACCTTGCCGCAGTTCTCCCTCGTGCAAGCGCTCTGGCCCGCCGCGCTCGGCATCGCGTTGATGAGCTTCACCGAAACGATCGCCGTTGCGCGCACCTTCCAGGCCCAGGACGAACCGCCGCCCAGCCCCAATCGCGAGTTGATCGCCACCGGCGCAGGCACCGCGATCGGTGCGTTGCTGGGCGCGATGCCGGCAGGCGGTGGCATGTCGCAGACGGCGGTGAACCGCAGCGCGGGGGCGAAGTCGCAGGCGTCCGGGCTGACGACTGCCGTCACCGCACTGGTCACCATGTTGTGGCTCGCGCCGCTGCTCGGCCTGATGCCGCAGGCCACGCTCGCGGGCCTGGTCATCGTCTACTCGGTGGGCCTGTTCAAACTGAAGGACTTCCGCGACATCCTGCGCATCCGACGCGTGGAATTCATCTGGGCCGTGGTCGCGTTCGCGGGCGTCATCCTGCTCGGCACGCTGAAGGGCATCATCGTCGCGATCATCGTCTCGCTCGTCGCGCTGAGCCAGCAGGCGACGCACCCGCGGCTCTACGTGCTGCGGCGCAAGCGCGGGACCAACGTGTTCCGCCCCGTGTCGGACGAGAATCCCGACGACGAAACCTTCCCCGGCCTGTTGCTCGTGCGCCCCGAAGGCCGACTGTTCTTCCTCAACACCGATCGCCTGGCCGAACGCTTCCAGGCCCTCGTCGCGGAGTTCCACCCGAAGGTCATCGTCATCGACATGGCGGGTGTGTTCGACATCGAGTACTCCGCGTTGCAGGCGTTGATCGCGGGCGAGCGCCGCCTGCGCGAAGCGGGCATCCAGGTGGTGTTGGTCGGCCTGGCGCCCGAGGCGCTCGAAATGGTGCGTCGCTCGCCCCTCGACGAAACCCTCGGCGAAGGACGCATGTTCTTCAATCTCGAAATGGCGGTGCGCCATCTGGAAGCGCCCGCGGCCACACCCATGGAGTGA